From Carya illinoinensis cultivar Pawnee chromosome 5, C.illinoinensisPawnee_v1, whole genome shotgun sequence, one genomic window encodes:
- the LOC122308916 gene encoding protein DMP9-like produces the protein MEPNPEAIGIKIYTTTPPEEPTQIPSSPQAAPQVGKKRRAVAKGVQKTISKTSMLVNFLPTGTLLTFEMVLPSVSGNGQCTPVSTQMINALLGLCTLSCFFFHFTDSFRGPDGKVYYGFVTPKGLAVFKAGLGVEVPKDDKYKVGLSDFVHAIMSVLVFVAIAFSDHRVTDCLFPGHAKDMDEVMEGFPLMVGIICSALFLVFPNTRFGIGCMAS, from the coding sequence ATGGAACCCAACCCCGAAGCCATTGGAATCAAAATCTACACTACTACTCCACCAGAAGAACCTACCCAAATCCCTTCCTCCCCACAGGCCGCTCCTCAAGTTGGGAAGAAAAGGCGAGCAGTTGCCAAGGGAGTGCAGAAAACCATATCCAAAACTTCAATGCTCGTTAACTTCCTTCCAACCGGAACCCTTCTCACGTTTGAGATGGTCCTCCCCTCCGTTTCCGGCAACGGCCAGTGCACGCCTGTTAGCACCCAAATGATCAATGCCCTTCTGGGCCTCTGCACCCTCTCCTGCTTCTTCTTTCACTTTACCGATAGTTTTCGAGGTCCCGATGGGAAAGTCTACTACGGGTTCGTGACCCCGAAAGGTTTGGCGGTGTTCAAGGCCGGGCTTGGCGTCGAAGTTCCAAAGGACGATAAGTACAAAGTTGGGTTATCGGATTTCGTCCATGCAATCATGTCGGTGTTGGTTTTCGTGGCGATTGCTTTCTCGGATCATCGAGTCACGGATTGTCTTTTTCCTGGGCATGCCAAGGATATGGATGAAGTAATGGAGGGTTTCCCTCTAATGGTTGGGATTATCTGCAGTGCCCTTTTCTTGGTGTTTCCAAATACTCGATTTGGCATCGGCTGCATGGCTTCCTGA